The region GACGCTGGAAGCAGCACCGACCAACTTCCAGACCAACGTCTACAGCGACCTCGGCAAGCAAGCCGATGAGATCGTCGACCGCATCATCAGCGACAACGCCAGCGGCCTGCAGGCTCAGAACCAGACGGCGTCGAAGAAGAAGGCCGCCATCGTCATTCCTCACACCTGATCGGACGCATCCTCCATGGCGAGCAGTCCTCAAACCTATACACCACCGCCGCCGCTGACCGGCGGCAAGCTGGTGCTGGGCACCTTGTGCGTGTCGCTGGCGGTGTTCATGAACGTGCTCGATTCGTCGATTGCGAACGTGGCGATCCCGACCATCTCGGGCAACCTCGGCGTCTCCATCGATGAAGGCACCTGGGTCATTACCTCTTTTGCAGCGGCCAATGCGATCTCGATTCCGCTGACCGGCTGGCTGACGCAGCGTATCGGCGCAGTGCGCCTGTTCGTCTCCTCGGTGCTGCTGTTCGTGCTGGCGTCGTGGCTGTGCGGCCTGGCGCCGACACTGCCGATCCTGCTGGGCGCGCGCGTCCTGCAAGGCCTGGTGGCCGGCCCGATGGTGCCACTGTCGCAATCGCTGCTGCTGGGGGCCTACCCCAAATCCAAAGCCTCGTTTGCGCTGGCGCTATGGGGCATGACCGCCGTGGTCGCGCCGGTGGCCGGACCGGCGCTGGGCGGCTGGATTACCGATGCCTATAAATGGCCGTGGATCTTCTACATCAACATCCCGGTCGGCTTGCTGGCCGCCGGCATGACGATGGCGATCTACAAGGATCGCGAAAGTCCCACGCATAAACTGCCGATCGACACCATCGGCCTGCTGTTGCTGATCACCTGGGTGGCGGCATTCCAGATCATGCTCGACAAGGGCAAGGACCTGGACTGGTTTGCGTCGCCGACCATCGTGACGCTCGGCATCATTGCGGCGGTGGCCTTCGCCTACTTCGTGATCTGGGAATTGAACAACGACCATCCCGTGGTGGACTTGCGCCTGTTCGGCAGGCGCAACTTCTTCGGCGGCACGGTGGCGATCTCCATCGGCTACGGCGTGTTCTTCGGCAACCTGGTGCTGCTGCCGCAATGGCTGCAGCAGTATCTCGGCTACCGGTCCATCGACTCCGGCCTGTCGACGGCGCCGATCGGTATTTTTGCGGTGATCCTGATGCCGCTGATCGGCAGGTTCCTGCCGCGCATGGATGCACGCAAGGTGGCGACGGCGTCCTTCGTCGGCTTTGCCTGCGTGTTCTTCATGCGCTCGCGCTACAACCTGGAAGTCGATCAGTGGACGGTCATTTTGCCGACGCTGTTGCAGGGTATTCCAACGGCGATGTTCTTCGTGCCGCTGACGGTGCTGCTGCTGTCCGGCCTGCCGCCGGAACGCATCCCCGCCGCTGCCGGCCTGTCGAGCTTCGTGCGCGTGTTCTGCGGCGCGATCGGCACCTCGGTGGCGACCACCGCGTGGAACAACCGCACCATCGTTCATCACGCCCAGCTGATCGAACATGCCACACCTTACAGCACGGCGTTGCAGCAGATGTTCAGCAATCTCACCGGCAATTTCGGCATGAGCACCGAGCAGGCCACCGGCCTGATCGAACGCAACCTGAACGCGCAGGCGGCGATGATCGGCATCAACGACATCTTCTGGCTGTCGGGCGTGATTTTCCTGGTGATCATTCCGGTGATCTGGATCATCAAGCCCGCCAAGGGCAACGCAGGCGCGGAAGCGGCGGCCGCGGCGCACTGATCCGCACCCTGCTCTTGCGCAAAGAAAAGCGCTCGCTCCCGCACGGGACGAGCGCTTTTTTTGTTCACGACGTTACCGATGCAGTAACAACCGCATCCGGCATGGCGGTGAGCACCTCACCCGATCCGCATACCTATACGCAAAGCTAGCGAACTTTCGACTCGCGAACCACGCAAACACCTCCAAACATTTTTCCGGTGTGTCAAAGCACAATTGCGAGTACTCATCATATCTCAGTGAATCAAACCGAAATTCACCTTAACAACTAAAGAAAATACGGAACTCATATCACCCCGTATTTTCTCATTCCTGAATCTGGCGGAATTTACAGCACGACAAATAGTGCTGGCTGTGCGACTTGTCGATCATCGACAGACCTTTCCATTTGTGAAAATAGTACAGATCGGCCACGCATTTTGTGGTGGCGACTATCGCGATCGCAGCCCTATAGTCCTTCTTGTCGCGAAAAAACGTGGCCGGCACAGTCGGTCAAACGTAAGCGTCGGCAGTTGAATTTTTTACTGCGTTGCCAAAAAAATAACGGAGACAACAACGATGAATAAACATTTCTGTACCGGCGCGCTCGCCGGCTTCGCATTACTGACCTCCACGGCTTTCGCGGCAGACTCCTGCAACGTACCGCAATTGAAGGTTCTCGCACAAAAAACATTGGGTCTGACAACCATGGAAAAATCCTTGGCGGAATACAGCAAGACCAGCGGCACCAAAGTCGACCTCGTGTATTTCGGCGAAAACGACCGCCGTGGCAAGTCTCGCCTGGATGCCTCCACCAAAGCTGGTGCCTACCAAGTGTATTACGTCGACGAAGCCAATGTGGCCGAATTCGCGGCAGCCGGTTGGATTTTGCCGTTGTTGAAGTACTACCCGAAGGAATACGACTACAACGATTTCCTGCCGGGTCGCCGTTCCGTGGCGAGCTACAAGGATGTCGCTTACTTTGCGCCGTTGTACGGCGGCGGCGACTTCCTTTATTACCGCAAGGATTTGCTGGAAAAGGCCCACATTGCCGTGCCGCAAACGCTGAGCGAACTGCAGACTGCCATCAAGAAGCTGAATAATCCCCCGAACGTTTATGGCTGGGTGGCGCGCGGTCAACGCGGCTCAGGTATGAACGTCTGGCGCTGGTCTCCCTTTTTCACTGCCATGGGCGGCGAATGGGTTGGCAAGGATGGCAAAGCCAGCTTCAATTCCGCTGCCGGCGTAAAAGCCACGCAAACCTACATGGATCTGCTGAAATACGCACCTCCCGGCAGCGCCACCTATGACTGGAGCAATGCGATCGAAGCCTTCCGCGCTGGCAAGGTTGCGTTCATGATCGAGTCCACGCCATTCGCCGACTGGATGGAAGACGCCAGCAAATCCTCGGTGGCAAGCACTGTCGGCTACGCCCGGCCACCTGCGCCGCTGTCTTCTGCTGGCTTCGGCCACGGTTTTGCCATTGCTGCTTACGGCAGCAAGGACGAGTGCACCCGCCAGGCCGCCGGCAAATTCATCGCCTGGGCCAGCAGCAAAGAGCAAGAACAGGCGCGCCTCAAGGATGGCGTGTTCAGCGACTATAACCGCACCAGCACAATTGCCAGCCCTTTCTTCAAGCAGCACGTGAAACCTGGCATCGTCACCGGTCTGAATGCAATCAGCGACACCACCAAACTCAACATCTGGTCGTCACCTGTATGGCCGCAGGTGGGCGATAACCTTGGTGTGGTGCTGGAGGAACTGTTCACCGGTACTCGTACCAATGTCAAAGCCGCACTGGACGATGCTGCCAAATATACCGACGCCGTCAGCGCTCGCGCCAACCGCCGCTAGGACATTTTCTGATTGCACGGCGGTGCCTCACCGGTACCGCCAGGCGTGGCTTTTCGAGAAAAAACAATGAACAAACGTCATCGCACTTCCCTATCCTATGTGTTCCTGCTGCCCCCGTTGCTGATCCTGGCCGTCCTGGCGCTGGTGCCGACCATGGGTGCGATATACCTCGCGCTGCGCGATCGTATGCTGCAATACGCCGACAGTCGTTTCATCTGGTTCGAAAATTTTTCACGGCTGATGGAAGACCGTCGCTTTCTCAATGCAATCAAGGTTTCGGCCCAATGGGAGGCGGTCACGGTAACTGGCACCCTGCTGGTCGGCGTACTGCTGGCGATCTGGCTGTTTGAGAAAACCACGCCGCGCACCCGCAACCTGCTCTCAGTACTACTGATCATTCCGGTGCTATTGCCGCGCGTGTCTGCCGCTTTCCTTTGGAAATTCATGTTTTCGCCCTTGCTTGGCATCGTCAGTTGGCTGCTGGGTTTTGTCGGTCTTGGCAACATCGCCTTCCTGTCCGATCCCGGCCTGGCATTGTTGGCGGCGGCCTTTGTCGACATCTGGCAATGGGGACTGTTTTTCGCCGTGATCGTTCTCAAGTTGCTGGAAACCCTGCCGCCGGAACCGCTGGAAGCGGCTCGTATCGATTATGCCCGCAGCTGGGAACTATATGCGCTGGTGGCGTTGCCGATGCTGCGTGCGCCACTGGTCAGCCTGACGCTGATCAAGATGATCGAATCGTTGCGCTCTTTTGACCTGATCTATGTCATGACCAAAGGTGGCCCCGGTATCGCCACCGAGACCCTGGATATGTATGCCTATTCGCAGGGTATCGGCCTGTCCGGCGATATCTCCTACGCATCAGCAATGGCGGTCCTGATGATGATATTGACGACTGCGCTGTTCACAATCATTTGGAAGCGAGCAAAAAAATGGCAAGAGTAATCGCAGACCTGCAAACGCATGCCGAAACGCCGCCTCGTGTACTGAAAAAAACTGCCACCGGGAGCAAACCGATACGCCGCATACTCAAACTTCTCAACTGGCTGGGGCTGGCGATGCTGCTGAGCGTAGCCTTGTTCCCGGTGCTGTGGGCGGTGCTGAATTCACTGAAGGAACTAATGGATATCGTGTCGCCGACGCCGCGCTTTGTGTTTCAGCCGACGCTGGAAAATTATCGCCAGGTGCTGCAAACACCGGCAGTCTTGTCCGGTCTCTATAACAGTGTTCTGATAGTCGGATCTTCAGTGGGACTCGGTGCCCTGCTGGGCATTCCTGCCGCCTATGCAATTGCGCGCTATCCCATGCGCCTGCGCGACGACATTCAGTTCTTCGTGTTGTCGTTGCGTTTCCTCCCGCCCGTTGCGGTAGCGATTCCCTTGATGGCGATCTGGATCGACCTCGGCATCTATGACACAAAATTTTCACTGATTGTGACGTATCTGTTGACCACGCTGTCGACCGTTATCTGGCTTTCCATTCCGGCCTTCCAGCGTGTCCCACGCGAAATCGAGGAAGCGGCACTCATCGACGGCTACGGTCCGTATGCTGTGTTCTGGCGTATTGCCTTACCGCTTGCTTCAAAAACCTTGCTGGGCGGAGTCGTGTTCAGTTTCGTGCTGGTCTGGAACGAACTGATGATGGCATTGACACTGTCTTCTCAGCAAGCCGCTACCTTGCCGGTGATTGCCGCGACGTTCACCTCGATGGGACAGGAAGTTCCATGGGGCGTGCTCAACGCATCGACGGTATTGCTGGCCTTGCCGCCACTGGTATTTCTGGGCTTGCTGAGTCAGTTATTGAATTCGATGCTGAAGCATCGTTAATTCACTCAAGATTAAGAACTCGTTTCACAAAGAAACGGATTCCAAAAAACGGGGTAGCGCCGACCGCTGCATTAACAAGATGATGGAGTAAATGATGAAAGCCCTTGTCCTCGAAAAGCAGCACGATATCCAGCTGCGGGAGATCGATCTGCCGCTGGCTATCGGCCCGCGCGATGTCAAGATCAAGATACACACGGTAGGCGTCTGCGGCAGCGACGTGCACTACTATCAACACGGCAATATCGGATCTTTCGTGGTGAACGAGCCTATGGTGCTGGGACATGAGGCCGCCGGCGTAGTGGCTGAAGTGGGTGCAGAGGTCCGCAACCTCAAAGTCGGCGACCGCGTCTGCATGGAGCCGGGCGTGCCCGACTTCGAATCGACCGCGACCCGACTGGGACTCTACAACCTCGATCCGAAGGTACGCTTCTGGGCGACACCGCCTGTCCACGGCTGCCTGACACCATTTGTCTCGCACCCGGCGGCATTTACTTACAAGTTGCCGGACAATGTCAGCTTCGCCGAAGGCGCAATCGTGGAACCACTGGCCATCGGCTTGCAGGCCGCCACGAAAGCACGCATCAAACCGGGCGACCTGGCGGTAGTGATCGGCGCCGGCACGATCGGCATGATGACCGCGCTGGCGGCGCTGGCCGGCGGTTGCAGCGGGGTGGTGATCTGTGACCTGGTTCAGGAAAAGCTGGACGTGATCGATCCCTACCCCGGCATCACCACCGTCAACCTGCGCCGACAATCGCTGCCGGAAATGGTCGCCGGGATCAGCAGCGGCTGGGGAGCCGATATTGTGTATGAGGCCAGCGGCAGCGACAAAGCTTACGATGGCATCT is a window of Herbaspirillum hiltneri N3 DNA encoding:
- a CDS encoding DHA2 family efflux MFS transporter permease subunit encodes the protein MASSPQTYTPPPPLTGGKLVLGTLCVSLAVFMNVLDSSIANVAIPTISGNLGVSIDEGTWVITSFAAANAISIPLTGWLTQRIGAVRLFVSSVLLFVLASWLCGLAPTLPILLGARVLQGLVAGPMVPLSQSLLLGAYPKSKASFALALWGMTAVVAPVAGPALGGWITDAYKWPWIFYINIPVGLLAAGMTMAIYKDRESPTHKLPIDTIGLLLLITWVAAFQIMLDKGKDLDWFASPTIVTLGIIAAVAFAYFVIWELNNDHPVVDLRLFGRRNFFGGTVAISIGYGVFFGNLVLLPQWLQQYLGYRSIDSGLSTAPIGIFAVILMPLIGRFLPRMDARKVATASFVGFACVFFMRSRYNLEVDQWTVILPTLLQGIPTAMFFVPLTVLLLSGLPPERIPAAAGLSSFVRVFCGAIGTSVATTAWNNRTIVHHAQLIEHATPYSTALQQMFSNLTGNFGMSTEQATGLIERNLNAQAAMIGINDIFWLSGVIFLVIIPVIWIIKPAKGNAGAEAAAAAH
- a CDS encoding ABC transporter substrate-binding protein, encoding MNKHFCTGALAGFALLTSTAFAADSCNVPQLKVLAQKTLGLTTMEKSLAEYSKTSGTKVDLVYFGENDRRGKSRLDASTKAGAYQVYYVDEANVAEFAAAGWILPLLKYYPKEYDYNDFLPGRRSVASYKDVAYFAPLYGGGDFLYYRKDLLEKAHIAVPQTLSELQTAIKKLNNPPNVYGWVARGQRGSGMNVWRWSPFFTAMGGEWVGKDGKASFNSAAGVKATQTYMDLLKYAPPGSATYDWSNAIEAFRAGKVAFMIESTPFADWMEDASKSSVASTVGYARPPAPLSSAGFGHGFAIAAYGSKDECTRQAAGKFIAWASSKEQEQARLKDGVFSDYNRTSTIASPFFKQHVKPGIVTGLNAISDTTKLNIWSSPVWPQVGDNLGVVLEELFTGTRTNVKAALDDAAKYTDAVSARANRR
- a CDS encoding carbohydrate ABC transporter permease; protein product: MNKRHRTSLSYVFLLPPLLILAVLALVPTMGAIYLALRDRMLQYADSRFIWFENFSRLMEDRRFLNAIKVSAQWEAVTVTGTLLVGVLLAIWLFEKTTPRTRNLLSVLLIIPVLLPRVSAAFLWKFMFSPLLGIVSWLLGFVGLGNIAFLSDPGLALLAAAFVDIWQWGLFFAVIVLKLLETLPPEPLEAARIDYARSWELYALVALPMLRAPLVSLTLIKMIESLRSFDLIYVMTKGGPGIATETLDMYAYSQGIGLSGDISYASAMAVLMMILTTALFTIIWKRAKKWQE
- a CDS encoding carbohydrate ABC transporter permease is translated as MLLSVALFPVLWAVLNSLKELMDIVSPTPRFVFQPTLENYRQVLQTPAVLSGLYNSVLIVGSSVGLGALLGIPAAYAIARYPMRLRDDIQFFVLSLRFLPPVAVAIPLMAIWIDLGIYDTKFSLIVTYLLTTLSTVIWLSIPAFQRVPREIEEAALIDGYGPYAVFWRIALPLASKTLLGGVVFSFVLVWNELMMALTLSSQQAATLPVIAATFTSMGQEVPWGVLNASTVLLALPPLVFLGLLSQLLNSMLKHR
- a CDS encoding NAD(P)-dependent alcohol dehydrogenase, whose translation is MKALVLEKQHDIQLREIDLPLAIGPRDVKIKIHTVGVCGSDVHYYQHGNIGSFVVNEPMVLGHEAAGVVAEVGAEVRNLKVGDRVCMEPGVPDFESTATRLGLYNLDPKVRFWATPPVHGCLTPFVSHPAAFTYKLPDNVSFAEGAIVEPLAIGLQAATKARIKPGDLAVVIGAGTIGMMTALAALAGGCSGVVICDLVQEKLDVIDPYPGITTVNLRRQSLPEMVAGISSGWGADIVYEASGSDKAYDGIFDLLCPGGCLVLVGMPNTKVAIDIVAIQTKEIRIESVFRYANIFSRALALIASGKINVKPFISRSFKFADGVAAFEAAAGADPHDVKIQIELE